A window of Ananas comosus cultivar F153 linkage group 4, ASM154086v1, whole genome shotgun sequence contains these coding sequences:
- the LOC109709280 gene encoding GDSL esterase/lipase At1g54790 (The sequence of the model RefSeq protein was modified relative to this genomic sequence to represent the inferred CDS: added 44 bases not found in genome assembly): MAARSRPARRLASSHIIIVIVVLFLHTACVAMAAVDFNCPAVFNFGDSNSDTGARIAAGLESIGPPYGQTYFRRPAGRFCDGRLIIDFLLDAMDMPFLNAYLDSVGAPSFRKGSNFAVAGSTILPATASSVSPFGFGLQIAQFLRFKDRVLELLAKGNRYKKYIPHVDFFGEGLYMFDVGQNDLAGAFYHKKEDQVIASIPTILLEFETGLKKLYDNGARKFWIHNTAPLGCLPQNIAAFGKDPSKLDELGCVASHNRAAKLFNLQLHALCTKLQGQYTDANITYVDIYSIKYDLIANYSRYGFEYPITACCGYGGGALNYDSRIPCGQTKVISGSRLTAKGCNDSTEYVNWDGIHYTEAANFHVSSQILTGKYSDPPFSDKMPFLLKPKF, translated from the exons catcatcatcgtcatcgtcgtccTCTTTCTGCACACGGCCTGCGTGGCTATGGCCGCCGTAGATTTTAATTGCCCGGCCGTCTTCAACTTCGGCGACTCCAACTCCGACACCGGCGCCCGCATTGCCGCCGGCCTCGAGAGCATCGGCCCCCCGTACGGGCAGACCTACTTCCGCAGACCCGCCGGCCGCTTCTGCGATGGCCGGCTTATCATCGATTTCCTCT TGGATGCCATGGATATGCCGTTCCTTAATGCATATTTAGATTCTGTTGGTGCACCTAGTTTTCGAAAAGGTTCAAACTTTGCTGTGGCTGGTTCTACCATACTTCCTGCAACAGCATCATCTGTCAGCCCATTTGGCTTTGGTCTTCAGATTGCTCAGTTTCTTCGGTTCAAGGATCGAGTTCTTGAATTGCTAGCTAAAG GGAACAGATACAAGAAATATATTCCTCATGTGGATTTCTTCGGTGAGGGACTCTACATGTTCGATGTAGGCCAAAATGACCTCGCCGGTGCATTCTACCACAAAAAGGAGGACCAAGTTATTGCCTCTATTCCAACAATTCTATTGGAATTCGAGACTGGACTCAAG AAGTTATATGATAACGGCGCAAGGAAATTCTGGATTCATAATACTGCTCCCCTCGGGTGCTTACCTCAAAACATAGCTGCTTTTGGTAAAGATCCATCAAAGCTGGACGAGCTCGGATGTGTTGCGTCCCATAATCGCGCAGCTAAGCTTTTCAACTTGCAGCTCCATGCACTTTGTACAAAATTGCAGGGTCAATACACAGATGCAAACATCACTTACGTTGATATCTACTCGATAAAGTATGATCTGATTGCAAATTATTCTCGATATG GATTTGAATATCCCATAACAGCATGCTGTGGGTACGGCGGAGGAGCACTGAATTATGACAGTCGAATCCCTTGCGGGCAAACCAAAGTTATCAGTGGGAGTCGTTTGACAGCAAAAGGATGCAACGATAGCACAGAATATGTCAATTGGGATGGAATACATTACACAGAGGCTGCGAATTTTCATGTTTCATCACAGATACTCACCGGGAAGTACTCCGATCCTCCATTCTCTGACAAGATGCCTTTTCTGTTGAAACCTAAGTTCTAA